One Salvia splendens isolate huo1 chromosome 22, SspV2, whole genome shotgun sequence DNA segment encodes these proteins:
- the LOC121787961 gene encoding 50S ribosomal protein L4, chloroplastic-like, protein MATASPSSISFFSSSIFLSKPSPSPKTIQFPPRRPPLTAAAKIHAELATVPILSFDGDQVGSATLNLKSAPPETARAVVHRGITTDLTNRRRGTASTLTRAEVRGGGAKPYPQKKTGRARRGSQRTPLRPGGGVIFGPKPKDWSIKINRKEKRLAISTAIASALGNAIVVEDFEEKFEKPKTKEFIALMKRLGLDPKRKSMFLMTEVSDNVRLSSRNLGTLKMLTPRTLNLFDILDAESLVLSKGAVDFLNERYGLDGDGDEDEDEFEEEDDAEQGADAEVEGDTDSSE, encoded by the exons ATGGCGACCGCATCTCCTTCATCAAtctccttcttctcctcctccattTTCCTCTCCAAACCCTCTCCGTCCCCCAAAACCATCCAATTCCCCCCCCGCCGCCCTCCCCTTACCGCCGCCGCAAAAATCCACGCCGAGCTCGCCACAGTCCCCATCCTCTCCTTCGACGGCGACCAGGTCGGCTCCGCCACCCTCAACCTCAAATCCGCCCCTCCGGAGACCGCCCGTGCCGTCGTCCACCGCGGAATCACCACCGACCTCACCAATCGCCGCCGCGGCACGGCCTCAACCCTAACCCGCGCCGAGGTCCGCGGCGGCGGCGCGAAGCCCTACCCGCAGAAGAAGACCGGCCGCGCCCGGCGCGGCTCCCAGCGGACGCCGCTCCGGCCCGGCGGAGGCGTGATTTTCGGCCCGAAGCCCAAGGACTGGTCGATTAAGATCAACAGGAAGGAGAAGAGGCTGGCGATCTCGACCGCGATCGCTAGCGCGCTCGGGAACGCGATCGTCGTGGAGGATTTCGAGGAGAAATTCGAGAAGCCGAAGACGAAGGAGTTCATCGCGCTGATGAAGAGGCTAGGGCTCGATCCGAAGAGGAAATCGATGTTTCTGATGACGGAGGTTTCGGATAATGTGAGGCTTTCGAGTAGGAATTTGGGGACGTTGAAGATGCTGACGCCGAGAACGCTGAATTTGTTCGATATTTTGGATGCTGAGAGCTTGGTTCTGAGCAAAGGAGCTGTGGATTTTTTGAATGAGAGGTATGGATTGGATGGAGAtggtgatgaagatgaagatgagtttgaagaagaagatgatgctGAGCAAG GAGCTGATGCTGAGGTAGAAGGAGATACCGATTCATCGGAGTGA